ATTCCAGATGGAGATATAAATCAAGATTTTCATGGTACTGACTGGCAAACAACACATGAAgcggggtgagttaggcctggctaGTCTGACACAAATTTAACATGGCATCAGAGCCTCCCATCCTCCCATTCGATGTTGGGCCTCTTATAAATATGTCGCGCATATAATTTGGGCGTTAGGGGTGCATTGAATCCCACATGGGtcgtggaaaggggtaatgtgccctttATATGGGGCATAGCTTTATATGAGGCATAGGGGCTTCTCCTTCTTGAGCTAGCTAGCTTTTGGATGAGTTAGGCCCGACCCAAATTATCCCATACTTATGCaacgcaccagtaaaattctaGGCCTGGGCGTGAGGGGCGTGTAAAATCCCACATCAGCCGTGGaaagggtaatgtgccccttatacagggtaatgtgccccttatacaGGGCATAGACACTCCTCTCCCTTGAGGGAGCTTTTGGGGTGAGCTAGGAATAATCATATAGAGGAATAACATCTATTATAACCATAAACAACACTATTACCTGTTGCATATCTGTTATTTCTTTCACAAGACAGAACAACTCATTCTGTAAAATGAGATAACCCATCACATATTAAGTAGCAGGACTCACCAAATCATCATAAGAGGAAACAAAACAAGGGTTCTGCTCATCAGCACTATTATACCCCTCGCTATCACCATGAGACCTTGGAGAGGAAGGGCGGGACCCTGATGGTGAAGTCCTAGTAGAAACAACAGGCCAAGCAACTGCTCTTCTAGACGATCCAATTCGCATGGAATTTGAACTTCCTGATACAAATCTCCTCgagtttgaatttgaatttgttGCCAGAGGCTTTGGAGGTGGCACAGGAGGGGGTGGTGGTTGTGGACTTCCACCGCCAATCCCTGGAGAATCAAGGCATGCACCTTCACTCTCCGCTGAAGTTCTCTCCAATATCCTCAAACCACCCAATCCTTTTACCATGTCCCCTGATCCAACACACTCAGCATTAACCAATTTCTCATTATCCCCAATTTCATCACTCGAATTCTCATTCCTACCACCATGTAAACCTTCTACCAAAAGCTCATCACTTTTTGATGCCTTGTTGTCACTACTCCCGCAACACTCCAATAACTCATCAACAACTAAAAGTTCCTGTGCCTCCTCAACAATTTCAGGAGCTGAAACAACCGGAGCAGTAGCTGTCACCTGTGTGTCCTGCCGAGCAGCTGAAGAGGACCCTGTTCGGCTTtgatttgaagaagaagaaccgCTGCCTCGTTGAACCAAAATCCGAGTCATTGGCTTCAACGGTTATATTTCTTGATTACTGAAATGCAAATACCAATTCTCGACCCAGATGACCCAAAACTTAGAGACTAAAAAAGACCCTAGCAATCATGGGTTTGTCGCGCGTTCTTGCCTTGGGCACAGTGGCGCCAATCCCTTGGCTGAAGGAATTCTTCCAGCCTAGTGCGTTCAGCTCCTCGTCGTCACAAAACAATCTCTGCATTCCCCTAACAATTCTCATGAGCTCCAGACCTCCAATGTTTAAACAATAAGAATCTTCTTTAAGGACTCGAATTTTACCCGGAAAAAAGGAAATCCCAAAATTCACCTTCACACGCTCGAGCTGCAAACAACATAGATCCAATTTGCACGAAAAATCAACATAAAAGCAACTTCATTTCTTCAAAATACAGTGAcacaattcaaataaatttatcaaaagtagattttttaatcttcaaaaaagaaaaagaacttTCACTCCAATGCTGTAATCTTATTAACTCTGTACGACATATGATATATAATCCTTCATACAAACGGCTCAATTCagaaaaaaagaggagaaaaatTCGTTTAATAGTGAAGCCAAAGCTAAAATACTTCATTTGAAAGAACTCCCcctttctcaattaaaaaaaaaaaaaagttaacaaGTTTCTGTTACTTTTCTTCCCCTTTCATTTCCCACCGATTTTCAGGCAAGCAACCAGGCCAATGAAAAATACCAAATCCACAAACCAACCTTCGGAAAAAATAATTACAGTGATATAAAGAGAAACGAAAAAGATCAGCGGAAAGCAAAAGTACAAGAATTGAAATGAAATCGGAAAGATtagatgaaaatttaaaaaaaaaaaaaaagaaaaccctaGAGTTGACTCAACACGAGTTGCAACAGAGACTCACCTGGACGAGGGGATTAGATTACAAAGACAAATTACAGATGGAGGTGGTGAGATCTGCAAAAGCTGAAAGGCAATTGACGAGAAAGAGAGAGGGGGAATTAGGGTTTTGATTGAAAGGAACCAAAAAGGATGATAAAAAGCTGATAACTTGGTGGACAAAAAGAgtattagagagagagagagagagagagagagactgagagagagagagaaaaatggGAGGCTGGCTTTTAACGGTGGATGAGGAGGGAGGGGAAACATGACGTGGATTCGACCATCGTAGACGGCCGGGAAACGAAAGAATTACACGTGGCCCAACATTCACTGTGCTTCGCACGTGTGTTCTTGAACGTGTACGTTGGCAATGCTTTCtgaacaaaattttaaatttttttattaaattattattggtTGGTTGACGtgatcaatttaaaatattatcacatagttttaatattattacttATATAAGGGAGTAATCATTATGTAAATGCCAAATTAAAtgatgaatatttatatttttaaatacaatttgaaaatatattattaaaagttttaagtcTTCTAGGCCTGTCATACcataaaataaaaactgaaaaaattgtAATTTGCAACCTTTTCTATTGTAATTTCtatcatattatttttactctttccattttaatttttagaatttaaagccttatttagattaaattaactAAGAAGTTTCGAATTCTTAAAAAGTTGATACATTCATCTTATTAGCATATTTTTCTTACTTTctgagaataaaaaaaattatttctttaaaataataaaaaaaaagtaatttatttgtTCAGAAGGCAGAGATAAATAAGTAACTTTCagtaaaaataaagaatttaaaCTAAATAGTGTCTAAAACCAAGTTTTCGACCAACTCTACTCTCCATATTATGGACTCAAACCGAATTCTGCATTAAAGGCATAAAAATTCAACACTTCAATcgcctatttttatttttattttttatattatatgggAATATTTAACAAGGATTACACAAGGCAAGGCATGAAGAAGCCAACAAACAACTAATATATGTGATATGAAAGAAAAAACGTAGTTAAGGAATGataattaactatttttttctGAGAGCAAACGCAGACAACACAATGAGAAACAGGAAGATGGCTGAGGTTACGAAGGAAGCCACTACAGCAGTGCTCGTCTGCTGGCAGAAATCATTAAACTGTTGACAAATTGCGTTCCAATTTGAGTTTGAATTCCCATTATGAGCTAAATATACTATTGCTGCTGCAGCAGAAGCAGCTGCAGCAGAAGCAGCTGCTATTGTCAGAGCCATCGCCACCTGCAATATTACTATTGATTAATGATAATACTGTAAATATAACAGCACCATCAACTTTAAAAATGTCTCATCTCatcttttaattttcatattttgataAACTTGAGAAGACAACCATATAATTTTACCACAAAAGCCTATAATAACACACTAACTAGTTCAAGATTTCCTTCTACTTCCATTTCTTTAAAGGTTGAGATTTGAGATCTTACATTCTTAAAGGTTAGAATGTTTTCagcctaaatttttaaaaaaaggaagaaatggAAGCAGTTCCTTGGTCTGTCATACTGTATCAAAGATGATAAGGAGAAGCCTAGGTCCAACTGCATGAGGCCGGACAATGCAGACAATAGAGAAAGGCAATGAGAGTACGAGGTATCCACTAGCTATGCCATTAGCATACACAAAGAACCTGCGTATATGCACATGATTCAGCTGTTATACATGAACAAGATGGAGTTAATGAAGAAGAGTTTCAAATTAATGATCGATTCAGATGAACTGTTACAGATTTAATAAGAAGCATGAAGGTTGGAAGATCATTATACTCGGCATGGAACTGAAAGAACTGAGTGAAGAAGGGAAGAGTCTGTTCAGTAGTCCCCATAGTAGCAGTAGCAGCTAAGCCTGTTGCAATAGCACAAAGTCTTAAAACAAAGTCGAAAATGGCTATACCCTTTTTCCATCCACCTTGAGGCTGCTGCTTGGTAGCTTTATGAGTGACCACAACAGCAGCAGGAGCACTAGCAATGCCCCTCCCTTTAGGTTCGGTCATGGTTGCTTCACCACTTCTTTCAGAGTCCATAGGAATTTAATTAGTATGCAAGTGGAGCGAAAGAGACgggttaattatttttcttgaatAAAACTTTAATAGCTTGGTGCGGAATTCCATAAGGGAGGGAGAGGgaattatatatatgtgtgttgatACTAAAACGAGAAGAGGAGATCTGGTTAATGGATTAGCTATAGGAACCAGTTCAGGTGCTTGTACAACGTCAGAGAGGACTGAGGAGTGGTTGCCGAGCAGCTAACTTGCTCCACTTACCTTTTTTAAGTTAGCCAAGAAATTGCCAAGGAGGCTCAAATTCGAAAACAATACACTCTAATCCATATAGAGCATTATGGATCTCCCTTTTGAGacaacttaaaaaatatatatttgaatCATCATAAAATCAAATCATAACATTTACGGTAAGAcatgtaaaatatatataatccacatattaatttgtattttaaatttatgatgaattaaatatataaaatatatatttttaatgaaaattttgtatgttgaaaaaaaaaaattcttccattccaaattaaaaaaatatgaaaaaaaattaaattgatttaaattctaataaaactttttattccACACGGGCTGAATGAAAACTTGATCCAAAGTAATTAGCTTCCCTTTTACCCTACCCTTTCAATCCTGGTATTTTGAACCAGCAGACTATAAAGGATAACACGGTCGAACTCCAAAATGAAGAAAGACGAGGCAAGTAATAATGGTTTACCCAATGGGCCGATGCTATACATCCAGCTAATCATTATATTGCGAGCCAATAAGTTTTGGCATGAAGCAGCAGAAACAAACATATACTGCACCAAAGACAAAAGCATCAAAtcacaattaaattttatttcattgcACTTGATTATTTAAAGTGTGCCAATTGGAAGGACCTTTCAGATAACTGAAAGTTGAAAATTGCTGCAACTCTGCCTTGCTGTTAGTAACAAACCTAGCTAGAGTGGGTACCCTTTTTAAACCCTCCcaaaaaaaattacaagaatATGCTTACAACTATGAACACATTCTATGGCCTCAATCTTAATCCCTGTGCCGCAAGTGCCTCGTGCACCCCACAAGCAGCTTCTGCAGTGTCATTAAGGGGAGGATAGCTCCAACTTACAGAAATCTGAAAGAAAAACACAATTTATCAAGTTGGCAAGGGCCTCCAATAAATCTAACTTACTATTTATAGAGGAGGGAAGGGGAGAAAATACATCTTCAATGCATAAGGGAATTGAACATTTGCAGAAAGCAGACGTTACCAATTCAGACAAGCATTCTGACAAAGGATACAGGACACTTTGAAGGGGAGAAAGAATAAACTACACCCTTGTGCTCAGCCAAATAATATCTTGTAAATTCTTTTCCAAAAAACTACACTGCCCTTGTGCTCTTTTTTGGTAGGATAGTGGTGTATGGGGCAATAAGAACATGTGATACAGATATAAATCAAGCACGTAATTCACGTGGTATTGGGAGGGATGGAAATAAGAGCATGTAATGCAATGATATAAATCAAGCATTTAATTCACACATGCCAGCTACTATCCAGGCAATGTTAAACAGGAGTAGAGTGCTCACAATATTTGGGCACGACAAATACAGcaaaatatttttgtaaaacAAGTTAAAGTTTAGGAGGGTTATGGTGGTCATAGTTCGTTCTCTCCTTTAAACTTTCTTCTTTTGTCCACAAAGAAATAAGATTTACTTACATCCTCAGAACCTGTAATTGGCCAAATCATTCCCCACTCCCTCAAAGATTTGTAAAAGTAAGACAACTTCCATATACAACGTTCAGATCCCATAACATATATAGGTTTACTGAACAAATAACGTTGGAAGCTCAATTCAGTACTCACTAAAGGATACCATCTCAAAAGCTGAAATAcagtaataaattataaatcatcAACCAACAGGTAAGACATTCTCATGTGTACCCAGGGCAGCATGCCTCACTTATAATACTGACTGAATCTGCAGTAGTCACAAATGCATCTGCCCAAGCTAAATGTCCCATATGTGGATTTGGCCCTAGAATTCAATACTTTTAGAAAGCTTTTCTGGTTTCTTTAAACTtgataaaagttttaaaattgatgaaacATACCTTTGTCATCTCAAATATAAACTTTTGGATTGTGGAAACTCTTTTATTACTATGTTTGAAACCTGCAGGGAGAATTTCAGGATAAAATATTTGTGGAGTCTAAACACTGGAAAACAATAAGAAGCATGTGGAAATACCTCTTCACGTGTCCTATTTGAGAAAGATACTCTGAAACACCCACCGCTAGCAAGCACAATAAGCAGGCTGGCAACTAACTGCATTGCAAGGTCAGCCCCATAGCGGGAGCAGCCTAAAAGGAAGTATATCATGCATTAAATCTTATGCACTAAATCCGAGGGAAACAGAAGGAACAAAGTACAAAAACAAATTGTATCCAGTTTCAtatgattataaaaaattatgaaaactcATATAAATGTAGAAAAAAAAAGGTGCCTATTCTCTtctattcaatttttaaaattcaaaagaagttGAGAGGACGATCatacaataaaattaacatGAAACCATCAAGCTACGTGTAAAGTATTACTGATTCAAACAAAAATGAATAATTATGTGTAGGTCCTCCAATGTTAACCACCAGTAAAGGCTTTGACAAGGGAGCAAACTCATCATGCCATGTGCTAGCAGCAACACCGAAGTGCAGCGAAATCAATTTGATGCAAAACTCCCACAGTCAAAACCTGGAATTCAGAAAGCAAAGTACAGGTTATGACAACTTTTGGAAGAAGCAAATATATAATCAAGGTATGAGTTTGACTAAAGCATGCCCATCAGGAGGTTCACGTGGGGTTATCCACTTCTGGATAAACCGAGGAACCTGCTCCTGTGCCCGGAGTCAAAGGATAATAATCATGACGTGGAGTGATCACCATATCAAACCCGTTCAAATTTGATCTTGGATGTTGTATCTGCAAAATAGAAGTCGAAAAAATACAGGATGTTCAGATTTGGATGTAGCATGAAAAAAGGATCAGGTGACAGCTAATAGAACATAGGTGCTTTTGGAAGCTGTAGCAGCTACTGAGGAACATTATGGACTTTCTTGTGTTATGACATGAAAGCATTTTCATGCAACAGACACATGACTATGAAGTTGTATATGTGATGGAGCAGTCATCCAACTTGCTGCATATTTTggttaattattattaacatgGAAGTAAAAACCACAAACTTATCATTAAATAGTACAGTAGTTAAAAAAAATGCACCCAAATCCGTGCTACAAAAAAAATGCACTTAGGAGGCTATAAAAGTGGAATATCCACCATTTCTTTATATCATTGATAAATCCTCAGAAATGCATTATTCTTAACCTTGTTCTGTTATTtagcataaaaattaatcaaatggAATTTAGTATGAAGCAAATGTCTCAACAGCATACATGAACAACAAAAACATTTTTAGATGCTAAACGTTTATAGAGCTTGCAATAGAAATAGTACCTCTACCAGATGCAATCACCAATAAAGGGTCATCCCTGAAAAAGTTTAATTGTATTATTTTCACGTGTATccataaaatacaataaaaagaaaaaacatgaaTATTTCGGCACCTCTTTAGCCACAAGATCTATTGTATTTTGCACCAATGATGTCATACTAAATTTTTCATATGCaataaattttaagtaaaaaattttcaatatcaAGTATGCAGCTTTATCAGGCATCAAATATGTAAAATTTTCAGATACAATAAGAATTCAAAGAAGCAGAAGATAGAGGGGGGGGAGAATACTTTTCAAAAGTCTCACGGACCATGTTCACTATCTGCTTTACATCAGCTTCTAAAACAGTTGATAAACCCACACTACCACCGTTTTCCGAAGGTAATGCCACCAGTATCTTCCCTCAAGTAGCTATCACAAGCCGACTGTAATTATATATTTGTCCCATAACATAATCTAACTTCTTGTGAAGAGAAACCGGAAGCCAGTGCAGCGACTCATTAATTCCTCCTCTTGGTCTCGTAACTCGCTCTATTATAACAAATTCAACGACAAAAATACAATAATCTTCAAGAAATTGTGAAAATTCGGGATTGGCATGATGAACTTACGTATAAGAAGTGACTATCGGAGAAGCCGAGAGCACGAACCAAACCGATGCACTGATTCCCTGAACCGGGGAAGCCATTGCCAATAACGAAGGCGCGCCTTACGACGCTATTAGCGCCACTCTGGAAGATCTCCGGCATGCCCATGGTGGGGCTATGAGGAACAGAAGCAGAGATTGGTTGGGTTGGACTTGGTTGGGACTAACGGTAGCTGCTCAAGAACCCGCGATTACTTTTCTCTTCTGGCTTTCCcggtaaataaatatatttatatattttggtgAAGAAACTTCTTTTCCAATGGATATCAGCATTAATATCTTCAATCAGTTTTCTTTTTATACTCatttataaattctaaaaataaatcagtatgtttatttttactatttttaaaattttataaaatgataatataaatttaaaaaaaataataagttagAAAATCATCTTATCCTTTTGAttataactattaaaattattttgtactttttttaaaaaaattgtgcaTAGTCATCAAAAGCTCAACGATCAACGGATTAAAGACCTATTAATCAACAAAAGTTCGCAAAACAACACAAAGAAATCCCCCGAAACCACCTCAGCCGAAGAAACCACAACTCTGTCATGAGTCCTTCAGAATAGCCCTTCTTCTTATCGTTTCCACCGACTACTTACCGAGCCTACTAGCACATTCCAATCAAACATACACCGTCGATGTCCACAGAAACAAGTGACCATACAGAATCCATTTCgacaaaaaaaactaaatattaaaagacAGAGAATTCAATTACTGCGAAGCACAATCATTGATGAAAAATCAAAGCAAGGAAAGATGGTTTATATTGTCATGAAGTAATTAAATGGAGGTGACCAACATTTCGGTGGTGATAATCAATGGATCCACTGTCAACGGATCAGGAGAAGACAAATGAGTGGACCAACGCCATGCAACCAGATAAAAAGCCATTCTCAAAATCACTGATCAAACACCAGAAAAACACGCAAACGAATCAGAAAATTCATAACTTGCACAAAGACAGGGGAAACCGAAAGTCGATAGCAAACCTCTTCCTCCCTTTCTTTCTCACCTACACTTAACTAAAAGCCATCTACGTCATTATAGtattcttattaattttaaagttcCACAATGCCTTATGTAATATTCATTTTaggaattttaaataaatatatttataaactattttatactaacttattattttaataataagctTACAAGCCCAAAATAAAACCATTATTACCACCCCATTCAGAGAAGATCCTGTTTTTTTGTTAGATATAAGTGGTTTGCTTCTAACAACTTCTCCTTTTATTATAAAACAGGACGGACCCGGCCTTTCGTCAACGGGTAATGggcatttctaaaatttttaaggatatatagatttttttaaaaaaaatttgaaaaattatcattagattgttaatgtttaaaaattttatcaatttatttttattttaaaattatttaattaaatcattatattttataaaattaaactcttcAATTCATTATTTAATCATCATCTTctctattatttttcaattcaaaaaatttattttttattttcaagattttaaatcctatttaaatttttttaaatttatttgctcataatttaatttaattttatacactatttttattattaaatgataatattttttatttatctcaccTAATTACTAgtctatttatataattgaaattatataaaaatatattttagcgaattaaaatattattttttttagaaaaattaaatttaaataataaattatgtattaaaatattatattattttaataatattattttttttatagatttataTATTACAATCATAGCAAAAGGAGATATTTTTTTCTagtaaatattattgaaatcgATATTTTTCTTtagtaaatattattaaaaattgactcgataaaatataaataatgaaatataaataattgatgAATAActtatattaaaagatatttttaaatgtggataataatatcattaaaaatagatttccattaatttttaatatcattatgaatatattttaattaataaaaaataaatgaggatgatattaatttaattataatagtttatttactttttataaaaatttatttttattttttgaatatgtatttattttataatttctctattcaataatttttattcattctgatttcaaatatattgacttttcaattataccattttaaaactattaaattttattaaatattaaaaaatatttttaaatattaattttataaaataataattaatgatatgttactttaaaaatatcataaatttaaataaaataataatagtcaattatatattattataataaaaaaattaacaaaataataaaacagaataatatattttatttattttaattagttatttaaatCAAACTCCTATCTCCGTTATAACATGTTTATATAATCAAACTCTTACCCATCTAGTCACTCAATCATTTCAGCTCTTCCCCCTCTACCTTtgagagagatttttttttttctcgcgCTCAAGATTGCCTTCTTCCAAGGCTCAAGCACTTCCGCTGATCGACACTCATCCCTCGTCCAACAGGTAGATTTTCTTTCTCATGGTCGGGTGAAATTATAAACATTTCTTTGTTGCTTTTTTAGTGTGAATCGAGTTTAGTGCAAATCGAGCTTCATTGGGAAGGATTCTTTAGATCTAGCCATTACCTGCTTGATGTCTGGACTTGAAATCCTGTTGTTGTAATGTGTCTTAAACCTTCTGTAACCTTAATGAACTCTACCTTTGGCCAAGATAAAAGGGCTACAAACAACGCAAATAGCATCAATGTGACAATTGACTCTGCTTAAGGTAGAACGAAATCAGAATGCAATTTCTTAACAAAATTTTCATGTTTCTATTTGACACTTGAAAGAGtccaatttttttctattttaaaaaaataatattcattcatagactaaaattaaaattacatttgCTAACCCAGAAGATTCTTTTGACCAAAAAGTTTGGCAGCCACGCAATGAAAATTAACTCGCAATAAAGAAAACCTGCTGCTTCAGAcctaataaagaaagaaatttttgGGTATGCTCCATCAATCAAATTATGTTATGATAATACAATTATGGATAAATGTTTCGTTTAATTACAGATAAACAAAATTTCTATAATCCTtgcaaatttatataattatagatAAACATAAATGATATGAAGTTATTTGATTGGCTTAGTCTATAAATAACGTGGTAGGCTGAGTTTCACAAGAATCTCTCACAAAGACGACCTTCTTGAGCTTTGCGCATAATAATGCCATATAGTTAAAAGGAAAGACAATTTGAACATAATTTACACAGACCGAAAGATaaaatccagaaattgaacagaCTATCATGATGTTATAAAGTATACACTAGATAACACAACACTGCATTCCAGGCATTTACAATATGCACAGATGATTCATGACAATAGAAGTGAACTACCAGGCTTCTCAAAGTATGTATCACTTGCACCATATGCAACAACAGCATGACAAACTACAAAATCTTTCCGACACCTTGTAGAGGTATA
This sequence is a window from Manihot esculenta cultivar AM560-2 chromosome 4, M.esculenta_v8, whole genome shotgun sequence. Protein-coding genes within it:
- the LOC122721203 gene encoding casparian strip membrane protein 3-like, whose translation is MDSERSGEATMTEPKGRGIASAPAAVVVTHKATKQQPQGGWKKGIAIFDFVLRLCAIATGLAATATMGTTEQTLPFFTQFFQFHAEYNDLPTFMLLIKSLNHVHIRRFFVYANGIASGYLVLSLPFSIVCIVRPHAVGPRLLLIIFDTVAMALTIAAASAAAASAAAAIVYLAHNGNSNSNWNAICQQFNDFCQQTSTAVVASFVTSAIFLFLIVLSAFALRKK